The sequence below is a genomic window from Blastococcus sp. Marseille-P5729.
TCCGAGAGCGTCTCGTACAGCGGTGACTTTCCCGCGTTGTTGACCAGCACGTCGACCCTGCCGAACTCGTCGTAGGCGCGGTCCGCCAAGGACTGGGCCTCATCCCAACGGCCCATGTGCGCACTGACGGCGAGTGCTCGCCGGCCCCGTTGGCGCACTTGCTCGGCGACCTCCTCGCACGAGTCGAGCTTGCGGCTGGCGACGACGACGTCGGCACCCGCGTCCGCGAACGCCAGGCTCATGGCGCGGCCCAGGCCGCGGCTGCCGCCGGTCACGATCGCTACTTTGCCTGTCAGATCGGGAGTCTGGTGGTTCATCGCGGCTCCTTGATGTGTGGGCGGTCGGGTTGCAGACGAACCTACCGTGCACCTTGAAATTACGCACTACGAAGTTATTGGCTAGGCCGCCCGCGCCGCATAGGGTCAGCACTACCTGATGAGAGGATCCCGATGAATGGCAACCAGAGCCCACCAGTCGAGCTTCCGCACCTGAGCAGATCGGTCGCCGGCAGGTGCGCGATCGTCACCGGATCGGCCAGCGGCATGGGGCGCGCGACCGCCCTGCTGCTCGCCAAGGAGGGCGCGCGCGTCGTGGTCGCCGACCTCGGTGAGGACCGCGTGGACGCGGTTGTGCACGCGATCCACCGCGAGTTCGCCGAGGACCGCGCGCTCGGTGTGGTCTGCGACGTCTCCAAGCCCGGCGACCTCAAGCACCTTGTGGCGCGGGCGGTCGACTGGGCCGGGCAGCTGGACATCGTCGTCAACAACGCCGGCATCTCGCGGCCCAACACCACGGTTCAGGACGACGACGAGTTCGAGGCGGCCTGGGCGCACACCCTCGCGGTCAACCTGACTGCCCAGGTGCGGCTGGCGCGGCTCGCCCTGCCCCACCTGCTGCAGTCGGATTCGCCGCGCATCGTCAACATCGCCTCCACGGAGTCGATCGTGGCCCAGCGTGGGCTGCTGGCGTACGCCGCGTCGAAGTCCGGCGTGGTCGGCCTGACGAAGTCGCTCGCGGTCGAGCTCGGCTATCACGGCGTCACCGTGAACTGCATCTGTCCCGGACCAATCAATACTGCGATGACCGAGAAGTACGACCCGGAGAAGAAAGCTGCCTATGCGAAGGCGCGCGTGCCGCTGCGGCGCTATGGTGCGGCGGAGGAGGTCGCGCACATGACGCTGAACCTGTGCCTTCCGTCCGCCAGCTTCGTGACGGGCGCGATCATCCCGGTCGACGGCGGAATGACCGTTCGCCACACCTGATGCCGCGACGGGCGCCGATCGTCCTGGCGTGAGCCGCTCGCGTGCTTGGGCTGGTCGCGGTGGCGGCCGGCATCGCGATGCCAGTCCTGGCGACCGGTTACGCATTCCCGCTACTTCTGGAACGGCGCCTTGTACTCCTTCGCCTCCTCGGACGTCGCCAGCGGGGCGGCATCCGTCGTGCCACCGGGTAGCTCGGCGTCCAGCTGCGCGATGTGCGTCTCGCGCGTCGTCGGCGCGCCCGGGTCGGAGAAGTCCAGCGTCCCGGTCAGCCCGTCGGTCTCGAGGTTGTCGACCTTGGTGCGCGCATCCATGACTCCCTGGCGGGTCAGGTCGCCGTCGTCGCACGCCTGCTGCAGGATCGCGCCCCACGCCATGCCGGACAGATAGCCCACGAAGATCGTGCTCGACGCCGGATCACTGACGCCGAGCGCCTCGAACTCCTCGCGCACCTTCGTGGCGGTCTCCGACTCCGACGTCCAGGCGGCCGCCGACGTAGCGATGTAGAAGTTGTCCTTCATCGCCGCGACGATCTCGGGGTTGGACACGAGGGTCGGGGCGTACGTCGGTCCCCAGCCCAGCAGCGGGATCGGCATGTCCTGGGCCTTCATCTGCACGCCGATGGACGATGCCTGCGCGGGGGAGTTCATCGCGACGATCACGGCCACGTCCTCGGACTTCATCTTGGTGACCGTGGAGGTCATGTCGGTGTCCGTGGCGCCGATCGGCGACTCGACCACCGACATGCCGTGCTTCTCCGCGTAGAACTTCAAGCCCGCCATCGCGTTCTCGCCGGCCTCGTTCTGCAGATAGATCGCGCCGATCTTGTCGCCATCCTTGATCTTGCCTTCCTGCTGCAGCCACGCTAGCCCGTTGATCACCTCAATGTCGTAGGTTGCGGTCGTCGAGATGATCGTCCTAGTATCGAGATTGTTCGATGCCATCGACGGAACCGCGGCCAGCATCTTGTCGCTGCTGAGCTTGGTCTTGACCGCCGCGAGCATCGGCGAGCCGAGCAGCTGGATCAGGCCGAGGTCCTCCGTGCGCATCTGCTCGTAGAGCGGCACGGCGTTGTCGGCCTTGTAGCCGTGGTCCTTGATGTCGAGCTCGATCTATCGATCGCAGATACCGCCAGCTTCGTTGACCTCCTCGGCCCAGATCTGGTGCCCGTAGAGCGCCGAGAGCCCGGCGGACTTGAACGGCCCGCTGGTGTCGGTCAGCACCCCGAGCTTGATCGCATCGTCCGTGACGCCGACATCGGTCTTCAGCGACCCGCCGTCACCGCTGCCCGAGTCGTCCTCGCCCTTCGTCGAGCAACCGGCGACCAGCACCGTCAGGACACTGGCGATGCTGGTGGTGGCAAGTAGTCTCATGCGCATGGGCTCTCCAACGTGAGGCGTGAAATATGACGCCGATCATATGCATCCGTCCGTCGGCTGACTTGATCCAATTTCATCGGGCTCACCTGGACCGATAGGCAGGAGCGATCGTGCAGCACGAGATCACCGAGCGGCTCGCGCGCTGGACCAGCGCGCACTACGGCGACGAGGCCACCGTCGGCGGTGTGAACCCGATGCCCGGACACGCCGGGTTGAGCTTCGGATTCACCGTGACCGACGATGCCTCGACGCACCGGTTGGTGATACGCCTGGCGCCACCGGGCGTGCGCAAGAGCGGGAACACCGACGTGCTCCGCCAGGTTCCGGTGCTGGCCGCGATGGACGCGGCCGGTGTCCCGGTTGCGCCCGTCCTGTGGTCATCCGACGATCAGCAGTGGTTCGGTACCGACGCGTACGTGCAGCGCTTCATGCCGGGACGTCCGCTCACCCGTGTCGATGGCTCGTGGCAGCTCGGCGACGGGGATCCGCTGCCTTTTCTGACGAACCAGATCCGAGCGCTGGCAGCCATCCATGCGGTCGACTGGCAGACGAGGCTCGGGGACTGGGAGCAACCCAAGGGCCTCGAGGAGGAGATCGCGCACTGGCGGCGACTGGTGCCGAAGATGGAAGAGGAGCACACGCAGGCGATCGCCGAGGATCTGGCCGACCGGCTCATCGCGACGCTGCCTGCCGACCCGGACGTCGGGGTCTTCCACGGCGACTTCCATCCCACCAACGTGCTGTTCGTCGATGATGCGACCGTCAGCGCGGTGGTCGACTGGGAGATCTGCGGCATCGGAGCGCAGCTGCTCGACATCGCCTGGCTGTCGATGATGCTCGACGCGCGTTGCTGGGACCTCCCGGACGGCCAGGGACTTCAGGGCGACATCGATGCGTCGTGGATCCTCGCACGCTATCGAGAGGCGAGCGGACGCGCGGTCGACGACGCGCCGTGGTTCAAGGCCTTGTCGTGCTACCGCTTCGGGGTGATCACCGGGTTCAACCTCCGGCTGCACCGAACGGGCAAGCGCGACGACCCCCACTGGGAGGACATCGGGGGCTCGTGCGCCGCGCTCCTCCGTCGGGGCCTGCATCTCATCGAGCACCCCGAGGACTTCTGACGCGCGGTCTGGTTACTCGTCGTCCGGCGCCGCGTGGCTCGGACGGCGGGAGCGAGCCGCGAGGCTCAATGCCGTTCCGGCGGCGATCGCCGCTGCACCGGTCCCCGCCGCGGCGATCATCGGCGAGCCGGTTGCTGCGAGCCCGTCCCGCGGTCCGGTCGACTTTCCTGGATCGGCCGCGACCGCCGAGGGAGGCGCGGGGGCGAGGGCGGGTGCCGAAGGTCCGCCGCTGGGGGCCGGCGCGGCCGATGACGACGGGGACGACGGAGACGCCGAGGCCGACGTGGACGGCGCAGCCGACGTCGGTTCCGACGACGTCGGCGGCGGGGTCGGACAGACTGCCTGACGCGGCTGGTCGCTGCGGGGACCGACCGGGCCGCTGGCAGCCGAGACCATCCTCGATCCGGCCACGGTCTGCCAGGAGATCCGGTACTCCGGCC
It includes:
- a CDS encoding SDR family NAD(P)-dependent oxidoreductase is translated as MNGNQSPPVELPHLSRSVAGRCAIVTGSASGMGRATALLLAKEGARVVVADLGEDRVDAVVHAIHREFAEDRALGVVCDVSKPGDLKHLVARAVDWAGQLDIVVNNAGISRPNTTVQDDDEFEAAWAHTLAVNLTAQVRLARLALPHLLQSDSPRIVNIASTESIVAQRGLLAYAASKSGVVGLTKSLAVELGYHGVTVNCICPGPINTAMTEKYDPEKKAAYAKARVPLRRYGAAEEVAHMTLNLCLPSASFVTGAIIPVDGGMTVRHT
- a CDS encoding phosphotransferase family protein, with the protein product MQHEITERLARWTSAHYGDEATVGGVNPMPGHAGLSFGFTVTDDASTHRLVIRLAPPGVRKSGNTDVLRQVPVLAAMDAAGVPVAPVLWSSDDQQWFGTDAYVQRFMPGRPLTRVDGSWQLGDGDPLPFLTNQIRALAAIHAVDWQTRLGDWEQPKGLEEEIAHWRRLVPKMEEEHTQAIAEDLADRLIATLPADPDVGVFHGDFHPTNVLFVDDATVSAVVDWEICGIGAQLLDIAWLSMMLDARCWDLPDGQGLQGDIDASWILARYREASGRAVDDAPWFKALSCYRFGVITGFNLRLHRTGKRDDPHWEDIGGSCAALLRRGLHLIEHPEDF